A genomic region of Capnocytophaga canimorsus contains the following coding sequences:
- a CDS encoding inorganic phosphate transporter produces MEQVYIFMLFVLFSLAILDLVVGVSNDAVNFLNSAVGSRAVSLRTIMIVASLGVAIGAVFSSGMMEVARSGIFNPKEFYFDEIMVIFMTVMLADVLLLDLFNSLGLPTSTTVSIVFELLGAAFCVGIIKVYTDQESLSAVFQYINTTKAREIIFSIFISVLIAFTVGTIVQYLARLIFSFRYEKNIKFTGGIFGGLSLTALTYFIVFKGLKSVSFISKEMIDNLQDNINLLLAVCLVFFTILSQVLIHLRINIFKIVIIVGTFGLAMAFAGNDLVNFIGVPIAAWQSFEMWQASGLEPHEFNMSALAGKAQTPTILLIIAGTIMVLTLWFSKKARNVIETGVNLSRQSEGQERFSSNILSRFVVRISVFVATVTNAVIPKSVSEKIDARFVKPEEQKDKNGTAPAFDLVRASVNLVIASSLIALGTSLKLPLSTTYVTFMVAMGTSLADRAWGRESAVYRVAGVFNVVGGWFLTAGAAFTSAFLVAGILYFGDVIGLIGMVLLVGFLLLKSAAAFKNKEKEKSQKRRFERSDLVTINGIIKESSEYISETVSRVSDLYIKVINNLGTQNLGKLTKNKKNAKKLEKEIDDLKGNIYYFIKSLDDTSVVSSKFYILTLDYLHDIIQNICFISASSFEHVNNNHKNLKFNQLRDLKGLSDKLKELFDGTKNAFDKGNFSSLNKLLEEAKALKKEVNDMIQKQIDRIRTTETSPKNTKLYFSILLETKDLIQSSMNLIMLFDEFQHEFQKRVR; encoded by the coding sequence ATGGAACAAGTTTATATTTTTATGCTTTTCGTGCTTTTCTCATTGGCAATTCTGGATTTGGTTGTCGGGGTAAGTAACGATGCGGTGAATTTTTTGAATTCGGCAGTGGGCTCTCGGGCAGTGAGTTTACGCACTATAATGATAGTTGCCAGTTTAGGAGTTGCCATTGGTGCCGTTTTTTCAAGCGGTATGATGGAAGTAGCACGAAGCGGAATATTCAACCCCAAAGAATTTTATTTTGATGAAATAATGGTTATTTTTATGACCGTTATGCTTGCCGATGTGCTTTTGTTGGATTTGTTTAACTCTCTGGGGTTACCTACCTCTACCACCGTTTCTATCGTTTTTGAATTGCTCGGGGCGGCCTTTTGTGTGGGAATAATAAAAGTTTATACCGACCAAGAAAGTTTAAGTGCTGTATTCCAATACATAAACACTACCAAAGCGCGTGAAATTATTTTCAGTATTTTTATTTCAGTACTCATAGCTTTCACAGTCGGTACGATTGTACAATATTTAGCACGACTGATTTTTTCCTTCCGATACGAAAAAAACATCAAATTTACAGGAGGAATTTTCGGCGGACTATCACTGACAGCCCTTACTTATTTTATTGTCTTTAAAGGATTAAAAAGTGTTTCCTTTATTTCTAAGGAAATGATTGATAACCTGCAAGATAACATCAACTTGCTACTAGCGGTATGCCTTGTGTTTTTTACCATACTCTCACAGGTACTCATTCACCTGCGTATCAATATTTTTAAGATTGTAATTATTGTAGGAACTTTCGGTTTGGCGATGGCTTTTGCAGGTAATGATTTGGTCAACTTCATCGGTGTGCCTATTGCAGCTTGGCAATCGTTCGAGATGTGGCAAGCCTCAGGATTAGAACCCCACGAGTTCAATATGTCAGCTCTGGCTGGAAAGGCACAAACCCCCACTATTCTGTTAATCATTGCTGGAACCATTATGGTTTTAACGCTTTGGTTTTCCAAAAAAGCGCGTAATGTGATTGAAACGGGGGTAAATCTTTCACGCCAAAGTGAGGGACAAGAACGTTTCTCTTCTAACATTCTCTCCCGATTTGTGGTGCGTATATCCGTTTTCGTAGCAACAGTTACCAATGCGGTAATTCCAAAAAGTGTATCCGAAAAAATTGACGCTCGTTTTGTAAAACCCGAAGAACAAAAAGATAAAAATGGTACCGCTCCAGCTTTTGATTTGGTACGTGCTTCGGTCAACTTAGTGATTGCCAGTAGCTTAATTGCTTTAGGTACTTCATTAAAACTTCCTTTATCAACCACTTACGTAACTTTTATGGTGGCAATGGGTACTTCGTTAGCGGACAGAGCTTGGGGGCGTGAGAGTGCCGTGTATCGTGTAGCTGGAGTTTTTAACGTTGTCGGTGGATGGTTTTTAACAGCTGGTGCTGCATTTACCTCTGCCTTTTTGGTTGCAGGAATTTTGTATTTTGGTGATGTCATTGGGCTTATTGGTATGGTACTTTTAGTTGGATTTTTACTACTGAAAAGTGCTGCCGCTTTTAAAAATAAGGAAAAGGAGAAGAGCCAAAAAAGACGTTTTGAACGTAGCGATTTAGTGACTATCAATGGTATTATAAAAGAAAGTTCAGAATACATTTCCGAAACGGTTTCTCGTGTAAGTGATCTTTACATAAAGGTAATCAATAATTTAGGAACTCAAAATCTAGGAAAACTCACCAAGAATAAGAAAAATGCCAAAAAACTAGAAAAAGAAATTGATGATTTGAAAGGAAATATTTATTACTTCATCAAATCATTAGATGATACTTCGGTGGTTTCCAGTAAGTTTTATATCCTAACGTTGGATTATTTACACGACATCATTCAAAACATCTGCTTTATATCAGCAAGTAGTTTTGAACACGTAAATAATAACCATAAAAACTTAAAATTCAATCAGTTAAGAGATTTAAAAGGACTCTCTGACAAACTAAAAGAGCTCTTTGATGGCACCAAAAACGCCTTTGATAAAGGAAACTTTTCAAGTTTGAACAAGCTCTTGGAAGAGGCAAAAGCTCTTAAAAAAGAGGTTAACGATATGATTCAAAAACAAATTGACCGTATCCGTACCACGGAAACCAGTCCTAAGAATACAAAACTATATTTTAGTATTCTTTTGGAAACCAAAGATTTGATTCAATCAAGTATGAATTTAATAATGCTCTTTGACGAATTTCAACACGAGTTTCAAAAACGGGTACGATAG